In Clostridium sporogenes, one genomic interval encodes:
- a CDS encoding DedA family protein → MSIIENFINALMHLDKYLNVIIQNYGVWTYALIFLIIFCETGLVITPFLPGDSILFATGAFAAAGSLKMLMLFVVFYLAAVIGDTVNYHIGQKVGTKSLEKEDVKYINKEYLKKAHTFYKKHGSMAIVVGRFIPIIRTFVPFVAGIGEMSYSKFIIYNLLGGLLWVALFLGGGYLFGDLPFIKQHFSYILVAIIIISIIPGVIVFIREKKNGGKKE, encoded by the coding sequence ATGAGTATTATAGAAAATTTTATTAATGCATTAATGCATTTGGATAAATATTTAAATGTAATAATACAAAATTATGGAGTGTGGACATATGCCCTTATATTTCTAATTATATTTTGTGAGACAGGATTAGTTATTACTCCATTCCTGCCCGGAGATTCTATTTTATTTGCAACAGGAGCATTTGCAGCAGCAGGATCTCTTAAAATGTTAATGTTATTTGTTGTATTTTATCTAGCAGCTGTAATTGGTGATACAGTTAATTATCATATAGGACAGAAAGTTGGAACTAAAAGTTTAGAAAAAGAAGATGTAAAATATATAAATAAGGAATATCTTAAAAAAGCACATACTTTTTATAAAAAGCATGGTTCTATGGCTATAGTAGTAGGAAGATTTATACCTATAATAAGAACTTTTGTACCTTTTGTAGCTGGAATAGGGGAGATGAGTTACTCAAAGTTTATTATTTACAATTTGTTAGGTGGATTATTGTGGGTTGCATTGTTTTTAGGTGGAGGGTATTTATTTGGAGATTTACCTTTTATAAAACAGCATTTTTCATATATATTGGTTGCTATTATAATAATATCCATTATTCCGGGAGTGATTGTGTTCATTAGGGAAAAGAAAAATGGAGGTAAGAAAGAATAA
- a CDS encoding dicarboxylate/amino acid:cation symporter, translating into MKKLGLIPKIIIAIILGILIGSFTPIPVIRIFRTFSSIFGEFLGFLIPLIILGFIVAGIAELGQGAGKLLGITVGLAYLFTLISGFSALLVGRTLLPSIITSATHVEKAKKALDPFFEVKIPPMMDVMTALIFAFILGLGIAKIQNKTLKDVAIGFQEIITKVIENVVIPLLPLHILGIFANLAYTGEVSTVLKVFWKVFIIILILHWIILIFQFSVGGSIAGKNPFKSLKIQLKGYLTALGTQSSAATIPINVQCSEQIGISKGIRDFVIPLCATVHLSGSTITLTICALSVMMLNGMPISMSQMAGFIAMLGVTMVAAPGVPGGAVMAALGILQSILGFNEALLGLMIALYIAQDSFGTACNVSGDQAVAMIVDAIQKKSDKNHNKNI; encoded by the coding sequence ATGAAAAAATTAGGATTAATACCCAAAATTATCATAGCCATTATTTTAGGTATTCTAATAGGTAGCTTTACACCAATTCCTGTAATACGCATATTTAGAACTTTTAGCTCCATATTTGGAGAATTTCTAGGATTCCTTATACCTTTAATAATTCTAGGCTTCATTGTTGCTGGTATCGCTGAATTGGGACAAGGCGCTGGAAAGCTATTAGGAATAACTGTTGGTTTAGCTTATTTATTCACATTAATATCTGGTTTTTCTGCTTTATTAGTTGGCCGAACATTATTACCATCAATTATTACTAGTGCCACTCATGTAGAAAAGGCAAAAAAAGCTCTGGATCCTTTTTTTGAAGTTAAAATTCCACCAATGATGGACGTTATGACTGCACTTATATTTGCTTTTATATTGGGATTAGGTATTGCAAAGATACAAAATAAAACTCTAAAGGATGTAGCTATAGGATTCCAAGAAATAATAACAAAAGTCATCGAAAACGTTGTTATACCACTACTTCCACTTCACATATTAGGCATATTCGCTAACTTAGCTTATACTGGTGAAGTATCAACTGTTTTAAAAGTATTCTGGAAAGTATTTATAATTATACTTATTTTACATTGGATTATACTAATTTTCCAATTCTCAGTAGGTGGATCTATTGCTGGGAAAAATCCTTTTAAATCATTAAAAATCCAACTTAAAGGTTATCTTACTGCTTTAGGAACTCAATCTTCTGCTGCAACTATTCCTATTAACGTTCAATGTTCAGAACAAATAGGAATTAGCAAAGGTATAAGAGACTTCGTTATTCCTTTATGTGCAACTGTCCATTTATCAGGAAGTACTATTACTTTAACTATATGTGCACTATCTGTTATGATGTTAAACGGTATGCCTATAAGTATGTCTCAGATGGCTGGATTTATAGCTATGCTAGGTGTAACTATGGTAGCAGCTCCCGGTGTTCCTGGAGGTGCAGTAATGGCAGCTCTTGGCATACTTCAATCAATATTAGGCTTTAATGAAGCTTTACTTGGTTTAATGATTGCTCTATACATTGCTCAAGATAGCTTTGGTACTGCCTGTAATGTATCTGGGGATCAGGCTGTAGCAATGATTGTGGATGCTATACAAAAAAAATCGGATAAAAATCATAATAAAAATATTTAA
- a CDS encoding YihY/virulence factor BrkB family protein: MDKNLFKIIPKGIKELANRFLEDEVLALSSQLAYALIISVFPFLMFVITLIGYLPIHSEDLLLGLKEIIPSNAYLLLKNTIEEIIYTQNGNLLSFSIIFTIWTASAGFRAVVRGLNKAYDVKERRSFVKVQIMTIFCTLGMAFVLVMSIFLLVFGRTIGRTLVYKLGFSWEFNRIWNLIRYTIMIGVTIFILAALYYYTPSKRLRWRDVLPGSIFATIAWIIASMGFSFYVDNFNNYSRLYGSIGAVIVFLVWLYLTSIIVITGGEINALLVSDREKNLKNKNYL; this comes from the coding sequence TTGGATAAAAATCTTTTTAAAATTATACCTAAGGGTATAAAAGAATTAGCAAACAGATTTTTAGAGGATGAAGTATTAGCATTATCCTCACAGTTGGCCTATGCTTTGATTATATCAGTATTTCCTTTTTTAATGTTTGTAATAACATTAATAGGATACTTGCCTATACATAGTGAAGACTTATTATTAGGATTAAAAGAGATAATACCAAGCAATGCTTATTTATTATTAAAAAATACTATAGAAGAAATTATTTATACTCAAAATGGAAATTTACTTTCTTTCAGTATAATATTTACTATTTGGACTGCTTCAGCTGGCTTTAGAGCTGTAGTAAGAGGATTAAATAAGGCTTATGATGTAAAAGAAAGAAGATCCTTTGTAAAGGTGCAAATCATGACTATTTTTTGTACATTAGGTATGGCATTTGTACTTGTTATGAGCATTTTTCTGTTAGTATTTGGAAGGACTATAGGCAGGACTTTAGTTTATAAGCTAGGCTTTTCATGGGAGTTTAATAGGATATGGAATTTAATAAGATATACAATAATGATAGGAGTAACTATATTTATATTAGCTGCATTATATTACTATACTCCTAGTAAAAGATTAAGATGGAGGGATGTATTGCCTGGATCTATATTTGCTACAATAGCTTGGATAATTGCTTCTATGGGTTTTTCTTTTTATGTAGACAATTTTAATAATTACTCTAGATTGTATGGCAGTATAGGAGCGGTTATTGTTTTTTTAGTGTGGTTATATTTAACATCTATAATAGTTATTACAGGTGGGGAAATAAATGCATTATTAGTGTCAGATAGAGAAAAAAATTTAAAAAACAAAAATTATTTATAA
- a CDS encoding DUF6514 family protein produces the protein MEVVLENLIKGQNLEDKEYIYYYKLIKSDLYISWQEEDIKVQSYGIEIIRKDFQKEQLTNSESNNIRHISPHRYKVHNLLKMLYEQTVSPIHLIDIIGEYADEYVVDYENVLKNASSMCK, from the coding sequence ATGGAAGTGGTATTGGAAAATCTTATTAAAGGTCAAAACTTAGAAGACAAGGAGTATATATATTATTACAAACTTATAAAAAGTGATTTGTATATTTCTTGGCAAGAGGAAGACATAAAAGTTCAATCCTATGGGATAGAAATAATAAGAAAGGATTTTCAAAAAGAACAACTTACAAATTCGGAAAGTAATAACATAAGACATATAAGTCCTCATAGATATAAAGTACATAATTTATTAAAAATGCTTTATGAACAAACAGTTTCACCTATTCATCTTATAGACATAATTGGAGAGTATGCAGATGAATATGTAGTTGATTATGAAAATGTATTAAAAAATGCATCTTCTATGTGTAAATGA
- a CDS encoding Na+/H+ antiporter NhaC family protein: MERREISKGNPIALLPLLIFLVVYVFIGVISRDFYAVPMSVPFLIAAMSSLLMNRKETLSKKIDVFCEGSGDSNIILMCLIFILAGAFAQVAKDIGAVDSTVNLGLSILPSNILITGVFVIACFISLSIGSSMGTIVALAPMAVGISQKTGIILGLTLGAVISGAMFGDNLSMISDTTIAASRTQGCNLKDKFKTNFFIVLPAAIITAIIFSIITANKGTVLDGNYSYSLVKVLPYLSVLVAALLGGNVIIILCGGIVFSAVIGLYFGTFNIVGLFQSIGKGIGGMTELVIISLIIGGMVEVIKYNGGIDFLLNLIKSKVKSKKGAELGIALLVSVVDICTANNTIAIVMAGPIAKDIADKYDVDPRKSASLLDTFSCFCQGIIPYGAQLLAAAGIAKISPFAIMQYLYYPYLMGICALIAIIVGLPKFKSVTKVAEENIG; the protein is encoded by the coding sequence TTGGAAAGAAGAGAAATTAGTAAAGGAAATCCAATAGCACTGTTACCATTATTAATATTTTTAGTAGTTTATGTTTTCATTGGAGTTATATCAAGGGATTTTTATGCTGTACCTATGAGTGTACCGTTTTTAATAGCAGCTATGAGTTCATTATTAATGAACAGAAAAGAAACTTTATCAAAAAAAATAGATGTATTTTGTGAGGGATCAGGTGATTCAAATATAATTTTGATGTGTTTAATATTTATATTAGCAGGTGCTTTTGCACAGGTTGCCAAAGATATAGGCGCGGTAGATTCAACAGTTAATTTAGGGCTTAGCATACTTCCAAGTAATATATTAATAACAGGAGTTTTTGTTATAGCTTGCTTTATATCATTATCCATAGGAAGCTCTATGGGAACTATAGTAGCCCTAGCACCTATGGCCGTGGGAATATCACAGAAGACAGGAATAATTTTAGGATTAACATTGGGGGCCGTTATAAGTGGAGCTATGTTTGGAGATAATTTATCTATGATATCTGATACTACTATAGCAGCATCTAGAACTCAAGGTTGCAATTTAAAAGATAAATTTAAGACAAATTTCTTTATTGTATTACCAGCAGCTATAATAACAGCAATAATATTTAGTATAATAACAGCTAATAAAGGTACTGTACTAGATGGAAATTATTCTTATTCATTGGTAAAAGTTTTACCTTACCTATCTGTTTTAGTAGCAGCATTGCTTGGTGGCAACGTAATAATTATACTATGCGGTGGAATTGTTTTTTCAGCGGTTATAGGTTTATATTTTGGAACATTTAATATAGTAGGTTTATTTCAGTCCATAGGCAAAGGGATTGGTGGAATGACAGAGTTAGTTATAATATCTTTGATAATAGGTGGAATGGTAGAGGTAATAAAATATAATGGTGGAATAGACTTCCTATTAAATTTAATAAAAAGTAAAGTAAAGAGCAAAAAGGGAGCAGAATTAGGTATCGCTTTGTTAGTTAGTGTTGTTGATATATGTACAGCTAACAATACAATAGCTATAGTAATGGCTGGACCAATAGCTAAAGATATAGCAGATAAATATGATGTAGATCCAAGAAAAAGCGCCAGTTTACTAGATACATTTTCATGCTTTTGTCAAGGAATAATTCCTTATGGTGCTCAATTGTTAGCAGCAGCAGGAATTGCTAAGATATCACCTTTTGCTATAATGCAATATCTTTATTATCCATATTTAATGGGTATATGTGCATTAATAGCTATAATTGTAGGGTTGCCTAAATTTAAAAGTGTTACAAAAGTAGCTGAGGAAAATATAGGATAA
- a CDS encoding phosphatase PAP2 family protein — MSLIQNIDNCILYVIKKYVQNKYLDILMPRITKMGELGIIWIAIALVLILNTPYRMIGMVVILTLIISTIIGEGIVKHIVRRIRPCNQQNSFNMLISKPMSYSFPSGHTLSSFAVAEVLSVYFAQYKLIFMTIAFLIALSRIYLYVHYPTDVIAGIIFGILCSKLIFIILQEGYMGKITVFYQNIL, encoded by the coding sequence ATGTCATTAATACAGAATATTGATAATTGTATTCTATATGTTATTAAGAAATATGTACAAAATAAATATTTAGATATATTGATGCCTAGAATAACAAAAATGGGTGAACTAGGAATCATTTGGATTGCAATAGCTCTTGTTTTAATATTAAACACACCATATAGAATGATCGGGATGGTAGTAATACTAACATTAATTATAAGTACAATTATTGGAGAAGGAATAGTAAAACATATTGTAAGACGAATTAGACCATGTAATCAGCAGAATAGTTTCAATATGCTGATTTCAAAACCAATGTCTTACTCTTTTCCTTCAGGACATACTTTATCCTCCTTTGCTGTTGCAGAGGTTCTATCTGTGTATTTTGCTCAATATAAGTTGATATTTATGACAATAGCATTTTTAATAGCTTTATCCAGAATATATTTATATGTTCATTATCCAACGGATGTTATAGCAGGAATTATATTTGGTATATTATGCTCAAAATTAATTTTTATAATTTTACAAGAAGGATACATGGGAAAAATTACTGTTTTTTATCAAAATATATTATAG
- a CDS encoding sulfurtransferase TusA family protein, with product MLVLVQIDARGISCPQPVLMTKKALANNKEGIDVIVDNMTARGNVERFMKNSGYKVIIEEKEDDFILSARK from the coding sequence ATGTTAGTGTTGGTTCAAATTGATGCTAGAGGAATATCTTGTCCACAACCAGTTCTTATGACTAAAAAAGCTTTGGCAAACAATAAAGAAGGTATTGATGTAATTGTAGATAATATGACTGCTAGAGGGAATGTAGAAAGATTTATGAAAAATTCTGGTTATAAAGTTATTATAGAAGAAAAAGAAGATGACTTTATTTTATCTGCAAGGAAGTAA
- a CDS encoding DUF3343 domain-containing protein has product MEYIASFFTHSGAIKYSRFLNKLNINNQTIPVPRKLSSNCGIGVKFNYEDNLNNILAEDIEKLFSVKNGQYECIYCAE; this is encoded by the coding sequence ATGGAATATATAGCGAGTTTTTTTACTCATTCTGGAGCTATAAAATATAGTAGATTTTTGAATAAATTAAATATAAATAATCAAACTATACCAGTGCCTAGGAAGTTAAGCTCTAATTGTGGCATAGGGGTTAAATTTAATTATGAGGATAATTTAAATAATATATTGGCAGAGGATATAGAAAAATTATTTTCTGTAAAAAATGGACAATATGAGTGTATATATTGTGCTGAATAG
- a CDS encoding phosphatase PAP2 family protein, whose amino-acid sequence MNMEFFRLINNLANKSSVLDKIMIFFSKDILYIFVAVVAIVFILGIIKKNCDYRKVAFNTFIITVINLTLSFIIGGVCYVDRPFVHNKVNLLYTHAKNSSLPSDHATGTMSIALGLGKYNKLLSLILTAFSVIIGFSRVYVGHHYPADVIVAYIIVFATSYIYNLKLRNKVENLYEAVERKLVSKFGFEKIYNKI is encoded by the coding sequence ATGAATATGGAATTTTTTCGATTAATAAATAATTTAGCAAATAAAAGTAGTGTTTTAGATAAGATAATGATTTTCTTTTCAAAGGATATACTCTATATATTTGTGGCGGTAGTTGCAATAGTATTTATTTTAGGAATTATAAAAAAGAATTGTGATTATAGAAAAGTTGCTTTTAATACTTTTATTATTACAGTAATTAATCTAACTCTAAGTTTTATTATTGGAGGTGTATGTTATGTGGACAGGCCATTTGTTCATAATAAGGTAAATTTACTATATACTCATGCAAAAAATTCATCCCTTCCAAGTGATCATGCAACAGGGACAATGAGTATAGCATTAGGGCTTGGAAAGTACAATAAATTACTTAGTTTAATATTAACTGCATTTTCTGTCATTATAGGATTTTCAAGAGTATATGTTGGACATCATTATCCAGCAGATGTTATTGTCGCATACATAATTGTTTTTGCGACAAGTTATATTTATAACTTGAAATTAAGAAATAAAGTAGAAAATTTATATGAAGCAGTTGAGAGGAAATTAGTATCAAAATTTGGTTTTGAAAAAATATACAATAAAATTTAA
- a CDS encoding aminotransferase class V-fold PLP-dependent enzyme, protein MNGIYLDNSATSFPKAPNVGESMLNYIKNIGCNVNRGVYTSSLAAENILFETRELICSLFNFNKPENVVFAKNITESLNLLIKGLLQNGDHVIVSSMEHNAVMRPLNSLIKNDIEISKVSCDILGQLNINHITKKIKSNTKAVIMTNSSNVCGTILPLEEIGKLCKKNNLIFIIDSAQTAGFLDIDFEKTRADAIAFTGHKGLLGPQGIGGFVIKDSLIPKVHPFIEGGTGSLSEYETQPNYMPDKYESGTINIPGIYGLNAALKYIKQKSLSYIREKELFLTKLFIEDILNLDDVRLVGLNNINNRTAVVSLDFTKIDNAEVSLDLSNRYNIMTRCGLHCAPSAHKTLNTFPQGTVRFSFGHFNTKEEITYTIDSLNKIIKKYK, encoded by the coding sequence ATGAATGGTATTTATTTAGACAATAGTGCAACTTCTTTCCCTAAAGCACCCAATGTAGGGGAAAGCATGCTAAATTATATAAAAAATATAGGATGTAATGTGAATAGAGGGGTTTATACTTCTTCTTTAGCTGCTGAAAATATATTATTTGAAACAAGAGAATTGATATGTTCTTTATTTAATTTTAATAAACCAGAAAACGTTGTATTTGCTAAAAATATAACTGAAAGTTTAAACTTATTAATTAAAGGTTTATTACAAAACGGAGACCATGTTATTGTTTCTTCTATGGAGCATAATGCAGTTATGCGACCCTTAAATTCTTTAATCAAAAATGATATAGAAATTTCTAAAGTTTCCTGTGATATACTTGGACAACTTAATATTAATCATATAACAAAAAAAATAAAATCTAATACTAAAGCTGTTATTATGACTAATTCTTCTAATGTATGTGGAACTATATTGCCTTTAGAAGAAATAGGTAAGTTGTGTAAAAAAAATAATCTAATTTTTATAATAGACTCTGCTCAAACCGCTGGATTTTTAGATATTGATTTTGAAAAAACAAGAGCAGATGCAATAGCATTTACTGGACATAAAGGTCTTTTAGGTCCACAGGGTATTGGAGGGTTTGTAATAAAAGACTCTTTAATTCCTAAAGTTCACCCTTTTATTGAAGGTGGTACAGGAAGCCTTTCAGAATATGAGACTCAACCAAACTATATGCCAGACAAGTATGAAAGCGGTACTATAAATATACCTGGAATTTATGGACTAAATGCAGCCTTAAAATATATAAAACAAAAGTCCTTAAGTTATATTAGAGAAAAAGAATTATTTTTAACAAAACTTTTTATAGAAGATATTCTAAATTTAGATGATGTAAGATTAGTTGGATTAAATAATATAAATAACAGAACCGCTGTAGTTTCTTTAGATTTTACTAAAATAGATAATGCTGAAGTTTCTTTAGATTTATCTAATAGATACAATATAATGACCAGATGCGGATTGCACTGTGCTCCTTCTGCTCATAAAACATTGAATACATTTCCACAGGGCACTGTTCGATTTAGCTTTGGACATTTTAATACAAAGGAAGAAATCACCTATACTATAGACTCCTTAAATAAAATTATAAAAAAATATAAATAG
- the rpsD gene encoding 30S ribosomal protein S4 gives MAKIRDPRFKLSRRLGVNIYGHPKAMKRATRENSREGKKLSNYGKQLLEKQKIRSYYGVLEKQFLRYVKKAMKSKERTGDVLLRSLECRLDNIVYRIGFANSIRQARQMVNHGHILVNDSKVNIPSYGVKTGDVITLREKYRKNDEFADNFLALKKFILPYIEKDYDKFSGVLIKEPERDEIPIDANETLVVELYSK, from the coding sequence ATGGCTAAGATAAGAGATCCAAGATTTAAGTTATCTAGAAGATTAGGAGTAAATATTTATGGACATCCTAAGGCTATGAAAAGAGCCACAAGAGAAAACAGTAGGGAAGGTAAAAAATTATCAAATTATGGTAAACAACTTTTAGAGAAACAAAAGATAAGATCCTACTATGGAGTTTTAGAAAAGCAATTTTTAAGATATGTTAAAAAAGCTATGAAAAGTAAAGAAAGAACTGGAGACGTTTTGCTAAGAAGCTTAGAATGTAGATTAGACAATATAGTATATAGAATAGGATTTGCTAATTCTATAAGACAAGCTAGACAAATGGTGAATCATGGACATATATTAGTTAATGATAGCAAAGTCAACATACCATCCTATGGAGTAAAAACAGGAGATGTAATAACTCTAAGGGAGAAGTATAGAAAAAATGATGAGTTTGCTGATAATTTCTTAGCTTTAAAAAAATTTATTCTACCATATATAGAAAAGGATTATGATAAATTTTCAGGTGTATTAATTAAAGAACCTGAAAGAGATGAAATACCAATAGATGCAAATGAAACTCTAGTAGTAGAATTATATTCTAAATAG
- the acpS gene encoding holo-ACP synthase has translation MIYGIGTDIIEIRRIEKAITRNKNFTNKLFTKDEMDLWEKKNFKLEFIAGRFAAKEAVSKALGTGIRDFNFKDIEIINNELGKPQVILKPKAEDIIRKISKSYKFHLSISHEKEYAIAYALLEVFI, from the coding sequence TTGATCTACGGTATTGGAACAGATATTATTGAAATTAGAAGAATAGAAAAAGCCATAACTAGAAATAAAAACTTTACAAATAAATTATTTACCAAAGATGAGATGGACCTTTGGGAAAAGAAAAATTTTAAGCTAGAGTTTATAGCAGGGAGATTTGCAGCAAAAGAGGCTGTATCTAAGGCTTTAGGCACTGGGATTAGAGATTTTAATTTTAAAGATATAGAAATAATAAATAATGAACTAGGGAAACCACAGGTTATTTTAAAACCAAAAGCTGAAGATATAATAAGAAAAATATCAAAATCCTATAAATTTCATTTGAGCATATCTCATGAAAAAGAATATGCTATAGCTTATGCTTTATTGGAGGTATTTATATGA
- the yedE gene encoding YedE family putative selenium transporter yields MDSKKGIIFTGAVVGIIAVLLVYFGNPANMGFCIACFVRDIAGAVGLHRAPIVQYIRPEIIGMVIGAFIMALSKNEFDARGGSSPFIRFSLGFIVMVGALMFLGCPLRMVLRLAGGDLNAIMGLIGFAVGIIIGIAFLNKGFSLKRNYKLNKSEGYLFPIVNVGLFILLVASPAFIFFSKKGPGAAHAPIAIALIAGLIVGVLAQRTRLCMVGGIRDLIMFKDNYLISGFVSIFVFALIGNLIIGKFKLGFVGQPVAHTNALWNFLGMVLAGWGSVLLGGCPMRQLILSAEGNIDSVITVLGMLVGAAFCHNFSLAASPKGAAANGKIAVIIGFILVCAISYINIEKNAEVKVKGDVSVGSN; encoded by the coding sequence ATGGACAGTAAAAAAGGCATTATATTTACAGGTGCTGTGGTAGGAATTATAGCAGTACTTTTAGTTTATTTTGGTAATCCTGCAAATATGGGGTTTTGTATTGCATGTTTTGTAAGAGATATAGCAGGAGCTGTAGGACTACATAGAGCACCTATAGTTCAATATATAAGACCAGAAATTATAGGAATGGTTATAGGGGCTTTTATAATGGCTCTTTCTAAAAATGAATTTGATGCTAGAGGCGGATCATCACCCTTTATTAGATTTAGTTTAGGCTTTATAGTTATGGTAGGAGCTTTAATGTTTTTAGGATGTCCTTTAAGAATGGTTTTAAGACTTGCAGGAGGAGACTTAAATGCAATAATGGGACTTATAGGTTTTGCTGTGGGTATAATTATTGGTATTGCATTCTTAAACAAAGGATTTAGTTTAAAAAGAAATTATAAATTAAATAAATCAGAAGGGTATTTATTTCCAATAGTAAATGTAGGTTTATTTATATTATTAGTTGCATCACCAGCTTTTATATTCTTTAGTAAAAAAGGGCCTGGTGCAGCACACGCTCCTATAGCAATTGCATTGATAGCAGGATTAATTGTAGGGGTTTTAGCTCAAAGAACAAGATTATGTATGGTAGGCGGAATTAGAGATTTAATAATGTTTAAAGACAATTATTTAATTTCAGGATTTGTATCCATATTTGTATTTGCCCTTATAGGAAATTTAATTATAGGAAAGTTTAAACTAGGATTTGTAGGACAGCCTGTTGCTCATACAAATGCCTTATGGAATTTTCTGGGTATGGTTCTTGCTGGTTGGGGATCTGTACTTTTAGGAGGATGTCCTATGAGACAACTTATACTTTCAGCAGAAGGAAATATAGATTCAGTTATAACAGTTTTAGGCATGTTAGTGGGAGCTGCATTTTGTCATAACTTTAGTTTAGCAGCTAGTCCAAAGGGGGCTGCAGCAAATGGTAAAATAGCTGTAATAATAGGCTTTATATTAGTTTGTGCTATTTCATATATAAATATAGAGAAAAATGCAGAAGTAAAAGTGAAGGGAGATGTTAGTGTTGGTTCAAATTGA